A genomic segment from Pseudomonadota bacterium encodes:
- the rimI gene encoding ribosomal protein S18-alanine N-acetyltransferase, translated as MQDEDIEAVQEIERRAYDFPWSASIFSDCLRVGYCCWVLDSGAGLVGYGIMSVAVEESHILNVCVAPEARRQGHARAMMNHLLHTGAEHGARIAYLEVRPSNAGALKLYLDLGFRHVGTRRAYYPARNGREDAFVLSLPLVPKV; from the coding sequence ATGCAGGACGAGGACATCGAGGCGGTGCAGGAAATCGAACGTCGCGCCTACGACTTCCCGTGGTCGGCGAGCATCTTTTCCGATTGCCTGCGGGTCGGCTACTGCTGCTGGGTGCTGGACAGCGGCGCAGGCCTGGTCGGCTACGGCATCATGTCGGTGGCGGTGGAGGAGAGTCACATCCTCAACGTGTGCGTGGCGCCCGAGGCGCGTCGCCAGGGCCACGCCCGCGCCATGATGAACCACCTCCTGCACACCGGCGCCGAACACGGCGCGCGCATTGCCTATCTCGAAGTGCGGCCGTCCAATGCCGGCGCCTTGAAGCTGTACCTCGATCTCGGCTTCCGCCACGTCGGCACGCGCCGCGCCTACTACCCGGCGCGCAACGGCCGCGAGGACGCCTTCGTGCTGAGCCTGCCGCTGGTGCCGAAGGTGTAG
- a CDS encoding uracil-DNA glycosylase encodes MLARMGVDVWRPRDALASVAGQEIEAARRPASASELAPIATAPAEWTSAASLDWPDLAACVAECTRCELSRTRTQTVFGVGDRQARWMVIGEAPGAEEDKRGEPFVGRAGQLLNAMLAAIGLARESVYIANILKCRPPQNRDPKADEVLACRDYLDRQIDLIQPTLILAVGRIAAQNLLEVDTPIGRMRGQLHHYGQRSIPVVVTYHPAYLLRSPGEKRKAWDDLRMALAIYRERAAASA; translated from the coding sequence ATGCTGGCCCGCATGGGCGTCGACGTGTGGCGCCCGCGTGACGCGCTCGCGTCCGTCGCCGGGCAGGAAATCGAAGCCGCGCGCCGACCGGCGTCAGCGTCCGAGCTCGCGCCGATCGCGACCGCGCCCGCCGAATGGACCTCGGCGGCCAGCCTCGACTGGCCGGACCTCGCTGCCTGCGTCGCCGAGTGCACGCGCTGCGAGTTGAGTCGCACCCGCACCCAGACCGTGTTCGGGGTCGGCGATCGGCAAGCGCGCTGGATGGTGATCGGCGAAGCGCCGGGCGCCGAGGAGGACAAGCGCGGAGAGCCCTTCGTCGGCCGCGCCGGGCAGTTGCTCAATGCCATGCTGGCCGCCATCGGTCTCGCCCGCGAGTCGGTCTACATCGCCAACATCCTGAAGTGCCGGCCGCCGCAGAACCGCGACCCGAAAGCCGACGAGGTGCTGGCCTGCCGAGATTATCTCGATCGTCAAATAGATCTCATCCAGCCGACCCTCATTCTTGCGGTCGGTCGTATCGCCGCGCAGAATCTGCTCGAGGTGGACACCCCGATAGGTCGCATGCGCGGGCAACTTCATCATTATGGGCAGCGGTCGATACCCGTGGTCGTGACCTACCACCCTGCCTACCTGCTGCGCTCGCCGGGCGAAAAACGCAAAGCCTGGGACGACCTGCGCATGGCCCTCGCCATCTACCGCGAGCGCGCCGCGGCATCCGCGTGA
- a CDS encoding 2-isopropylmalate synthase → MAKDRLIIFDTTLRDGEQSPGAAMTQADKLRIAKALERLKVDVIEAGFPIASPGDFEAVRAVARAIKDCTVCGLARTAHEDIDRAAEALKDARSMRIHTFIATSPIHMKNKLRMEPEAVIEAAVSAVKRARQHTDNVEFSAEDASRSEMDFLCRVVEAVIAAGATTINLPDTVGYGLPESIGQFFRTVIERVPNADKAVFSAHCHNDLGLAVGNSLAAIGAGVRQVECTINGLGERAGNASLEEIVMAVRTRQDAFNCDTRIETSEILNCSRLVSTITGFPVQPNKAIVGANAFAHESGIHQDGVLKHRETYEIMRAQDVGWNTNRIVLGKLSGRAAFRSRLKDLGIEFPREQDLNEAFGRFKELADRKSEIYDEDLQALVSDSAPTETRERIKLVAMRSESATGEVPFAAVTLNIDGEERSAEESGDGPVDAAYKAVESIVKSGANLQLFSVNAITTGTDSQGEVTVRLEHAGRIVNGQGADTDIIVASVKAYINALNRILFPVHREHPQARERG, encoded by the coding sequence ATGGCCAAAGACCGCCTGATCATTTTCGATACGACCTTGCGTGACGGCGAGCAGAGCCCGGGCGCGGCCATGACCCAGGCCGACAAGCTGCGCATCGCCAAGGCGCTCGAGCGGCTGAAGGTGGATGTCATCGAGGCCGGCTTCCCGATAGCGAGCCCGGGTGACTTCGAAGCGGTGCGCGCGGTGGCGCGCGCCATCAAGGACTGCACGGTGTGCGGCCTCGCCCGCACCGCCCATGAAGACATCGACCGCGCCGCCGAGGCGTTGAAGGACGCGCGCTCGATGCGCATTCACACCTTCATCGCAACCTCGCCCATCCACATGAAGAACAAGCTCCGCATGGAGCCCGAAGCGGTCATCGAGGCCGCCGTCAGCGCCGTCAAGCGCGCGCGCCAGCACACCGACAACGTCGAATTCTCGGCCGAGGACGCCAGCCGCTCGGAGATGGATTTCCTGTGCCGGGTGGTGGAAGCGGTGATCGCGGCCGGCGCCACCACCATCAACCTGCCGGACACCGTCGGCTACGGTCTGCCGGAATCCATCGGCCAGTTCTTCCGCACCGTCATCGAGCGCGTGCCGAATGCCGACAAGGCGGTGTTCTCGGCCCATTGCCACAACGATCTCGGGCTCGCGGTCGGTAATTCCCTGGCCGCCATCGGCGCCGGCGTGCGCCAGGTGGAATGCACCATCAACGGCCTCGGCGAACGCGCCGGCAACGCATCCCTGGAAGAAATCGTGATGGCGGTGCGCACGCGCCAGGACGCGTTCAACTGCGACACCCGCATCGAGACCAGCGAGATCCTGAACTGCTCGCGCCTGGTGTCGACCATCACCGGCTTTCCGGTGCAGCCCAACAAGGCCATCGTCGGCGCCAATGCCTTTGCCCACGAGTCGGGCATCCACCAGGACGGCGTGCTCAAGCATCGCGAGACCTACGAGATCATGCGCGCCCAGGATGTCGGCTGGAACACCAACCGCATCGTGCTCGGCAAGCTGTCGGGGCGCGCGGCGTTCCGTTCGCGTCTGAAGGATCTTGGCATCGAGTTCCCGCGCGAGCAGGACTTGAACGAGGCCTTCGGTCGCTTCAAGGAACTCGCCGACCGCAAGTCCGAGATCTACGACGAAGACCTGCAGGCGCTGGTGTCCGACAGCGCGCCGACCGAGACCCGCGAGCGCATCAAGCTGGTGGCGATGCGCAGCGAATCGGCGACCGGCGAAGTGCCGTTCGCGGCGGTCACGCTCAACATCGACGGCGAAGAGCGTTCGGCGGAGGAGAGCGGTGACGGGCCGGTGGATGCCGCCTACAAGGCGGTCGAGTCGATCGTGAAGAGCGGCGCCAACCTGCAGTTGTTCTCGGTCAATGCCATCACCACCGGCACCGACTCGCAGGGCGAGGTGACGGTGCGGCTCGAACACGCCGGACGCATCGTCAACGGCCAGGGCGCCGACACCGACATCATCGTCGCGTCGGTCAAGGCCTATATCAATGCCTTGAACCGCATCCTGTTCCCGGTGCATCGCGAACATCCGCAGGCGCGCGAGCGCGGCTGA
- a CDS encoding epoxide hydrolase, translating into MSPRPFTLHVDDEAIADLKTRLALTRYPDETPGEPWAHGTDVAYLRELVDYWQHHFDWRAQEARLKAFPQFKVGLDGIDLHFLHVEGKGPKPCPLLLSHGWPGSVFEFMDIIPRLTDPARFGGDPADAFTVVAPSLPGYGLSFTPGQKRFGIEMIADCFASLMHDVLGYRHFAAQGGDWGAFITSRLGAVHADKLLGIHVNLLAVRRDARMLTEPSAEERDFIAKLEHWLKEETGYQWIQGTRPQTLAFGLSDSPAGLAAWIVEKFRAWSDCNGDVESAFSRDHLLANIALYWFTGAIGSSFWPYYARMHGPWPIPDGGVGVPTGYAAFPREILSPPRSVAERMYTNIQRWSVMPKGGHFAAMEQPQALAHEITEFFRPLRP; encoded by the coding sequence ATGAGCCCGCGCCCCTTTACCCTGCACGTCGACGATGAGGCGATTGCCGATCTCAAAACACGTCTCGCGCTGACGCGCTATCCCGACGAGACCCCCGGTGAGCCGTGGGCCCATGGCACCGACGTCGCGTACCTGCGCGAGCTGGTCGACTACTGGCAGCATCATTTCGACTGGCGAGCCCAAGAAGCGCGACTCAAAGCCTTCCCACAGTTCAAAGTTGGTCTCGACGGCATTGATCTCCATTTTCTCCATGTTGAAGGCAAGGGCCCCAAACCCTGTCCGCTGCTCCTGTCGCACGGCTGGCCGGGTTCGGTGTTCGAATTCATGGACATCATTCCGCGCCTGACCGATCCGGCGCGCTTCGGCGGCGACCCGGCCGATGCCTTCACGGTGGTGGCGCCCTCGCTGCCGGGCTATGGCTTGTCGTTCACGCCCGGCCAGAAGCGCTTCGGCATTGAGATGATCGCCGACTGTTTCGCGTCTCTCATGCACGACGTGCTGGGCTATCGACACTTCGCTGCCCAGGGCGGTGACTGGGGCGCCTTCATCACCTCGCGGCTCGGCGCCGTGCATGCCGACAAGCTGCTCGGCATTCACGTCAACCTGCTCGCCGTGCGCCGCGATGCCAGGATGCTCACCGAACCGAGCGCGGAAGAGCGCGACTTCATCGCCAAGCTCGAGCACTGGCTGAAGGAAGAAACCGGCTACCAGTGGATCCAGGGCACGCGGCCGCAGACGCTCGCGTTCGGCCTGTCCGATTCACCGGCCGGCCTCGCGGCCTGGATCGTCGAGAAATTTCGCGCCTGGAGCGACTGCAACGGCGACGTCGAAAGCGCGTTCAGCCGCGACCACCTGCTCGCCAACATCGCGCTCTACTGGTTCACCGGCGCCATCGGTTCGAGCTTCTGGCCCTATTACGCGCGCATGCACGGGCCGTGGCCGATCCCTGACGGCGGGGTCGGCGTGCCGACCGGCTACGCGGCCTTCCCGCGCGAAATCCTGTCGCCGCCGCGCAGCGTCGCCGAGCGCATGTACACCAATATCCAGCGCTGGAGCGTGATGCCGAAAGGCGGGCACTTCGCGGCCATGGAACAACCGCAGGCCTTGGCCCACGAGATCACCGAGTTCTTTCGGCCGTTGCGTCCGTAG
- a CDS encoding alpha/beta hydrolase, whose product MSLWLDMLGASVRTVHTRSFGATRIVEAGMQHADTVIFMHGIGGHLEAYARNVVALSESFHTIAYDFIGHGLSAKPAVDYSPLLLVRHLAELMDALALERSHLCGESLGGWVAGLFATEHPARVARLILNTSAGLPILTDKGRQDLEDLIDLSRKAATQGPPTYDSILNRMKWLFHPHNHHMISDELVNTRLRFYSQPMMKDIAPRVLAMIPMHDDYLIPLDRIRAETLFLWTTDNPVHDVETARRSAAQVPGAKLYVMQAESAHWPQYEAPAEFNRVVTSFLARGEL is encoded by the coding sequence ATGAGTTTATGGTTGGACATGCTCGGCGCCAGCGTGCGCACCGTGCACACCCGCAGCTTCGGCGCCACGCGCATCGTCGAAGCGGGCATGCAACACGCCGACACCGTCATTTTCATGCACGGCATCGGCGGGCACCTGGAAGCCTACGCGCGCAACGTCGTGGCGCTGTCCGAGAGCTTTCACACCATCGCCTACGATTTCATCGGCCATGGCCTGTCGGCCAAGCCGGCTGTCGACTATTCGCCTTTGCTGCTGGTGCGGCACCTTGCCGAGCTGATGGACGCGCTGGCGCTCGAACGCAGCCACCTGTGCGGTGAATCCCTGGGCGGCTGGGTGGCGGGCCTGTTCGCCACCGAACATCCGGCCCGCGTCGCGCGCCTGATACTCAACACCTCCGCCGGTCTGCCGATCCTGACTGACAAGGGCCGCCAGGACCTCGAGGACCTGATCGATCTCAGCCGCAAGGCCGCCACCCAGGGGCCGCCCACCTACGACAGCATTCTCAATCGCATGAAGTGGCTGTTTCATCCGCACAACCATCACATGATCAGCGACGAGCTGGTGAACACGCGTCTGCGTTTCTACTCGCAGCCGATGATGAAGGACATCGCGCCGCGCGTGCTGGCCATGATCCCCATGCATGACGACTATCTCATTCCCCTCGACCGCATTCGCGCCGAGACGCTGTTCCTGTGGACCACCGACAACCCGGTGCACGACGTCGAGACCGCGCGCCGCAGCGCGGCCCAGGTGCCGGGCGCCAAGCTGTACGTGATGCAAGCCGAATCGGCGCATTGGCCGCAGTACGAGGCGCCGGCGGAGTTCAATCGCGTGGTAACCAGTTTTCTCGCGCGCGGCGAGCTCTGA
- a CDS encoding Rieske 2Fe-2S domain-containing protein, which produces MSDISVSLKHSIAGANARQGGAVSSAGFVDESILERVRVGRAYVAAKYGFRNHWYPALFGAELAEGEARALTLLGENILVKRIDGAVHAIRDRCLHRGVPLSTQLECYTKNTVTCWYHGFTYRFDDGVLCAIAGTKDSAVVGRKKLHVYPVVEAKGLVFVFVGDADFTPPPLAHDVPPGFLDDELVVRGKARTVAANWRIGAENGFDSTHIFIHKHSVLIEDADLALPLGLQPQGRHAFKTSVSDDGPKGVFDNFGPGEVMPVFTATIEGEEVLHGAMHGGNRVPQDISMWLPCALRVRPWPVPELTQFEWYVPIDGDQHLYLQTLGKRCANEAEAAEFDAEFQRRWLPKALDGFNDDDVWAREATQPFYADDSGWLKEQLFEPDGNIVEWRKLASAHARGIQAPQHIDAPRRPRAHPSTENPS; this is translated from the coding sequence ATGTCAGACATTTCGGTCAGTCTAAAACATTCGATCGCCGGCGCAAACGCCCGGCAAGGGGGAGCGGTGAGCAGCGCTGGCTTCGTCGACGAATCCATCCTCGAGCGCGTGCGCGTGGGCCGCGCCTACGTGGCCGCCAAGTACGGTTTTCGCAATCACTGGTACCCGGCGCTGTTCGGCGCCGAACTCGCCGAGGGCGAGGCGCGCGCCCTGACCCTGCTGGGCGAGAACATCCTCGTCAAGCGCATCGACGGCGCGGTGCATGCCATCCGCGATCGCTGCCTGCATCGCGGCGTGCCGCTGTCCACCCAGCTCGAGTGCTACACCAAGAACACCGTCACCTGCTGGTATCACGGCTTCACCTATCGCTTCGACGACGGCGTGCTGTGCGCGATCGCCGGCACCAAGGACAGCGCGGTGGTCGGGCGCAAGAAACTGCACGTCTACCCGGTCGTCGAGGCCAAGGGCCTGGTGTTCGTGTTCGTCGGCGACGCCGACTTCACGCCGCCGCCGCTCGCCCACGACGTGCCGCCCGGTTTTCTCGATGACGAGCTGGTGGTGCGCGGCAAGGCGCGCACGGTGGCCGCCAACTGGCGCATAGGCGCGGAGAACGGCTTCGACTCCACGCATATCTTCATCCACAAGCACTCGGTGCTGATCGAAGATGCCGATCTCGCGCTGCCGCTCGGCCTGCAGCCGCAGGGCCGACATGCCTTCAAGACCAGCGTCAGCGACGACGGCCCGAAAGGCGTGTTCGACAACTTCGGTCCCGGCGAAGTGATGCCGGTATTCACCGCCACCATCGAAGGCGAGGAGGTCCTGCACGGCGCCATGCACGGCGGCAACCGCGTGCCGCAGGACATCTCCATGTGGCTACCCTGCGCGCTTCGCGTGCGGCCGTGGCCGGTGCCGGAACTCACGCAGTTCGAATGGTACGTGCCGATCGACGGCGACCAGCACCTCTACCTGCAGACGCTCGGCAAGCGCTGCGCCAACGAGGCCGAGGCCGCGGAATTTGATGCCGAATTCCAGCGCCGCTGGCTGCCCAAGGCGCTGGACGGGTTCAACGACGACGACGTGTGGGCGCGCGAAGCGACCCAGCCCTTCTATGCCGATGACAGCGGTTGGCTGAAGGAGCAGCTGTTCGAGCCGGACGGCAACATTGTCGAATGGCGCAAGCTGGCCAGCGCCCATGCGCGCGGTATCCAGGCGCCGCAACACATCGATGCGCCGCGCCGACCGCGCGCCCATCCTTCCACGGAGAATCCATCATGA
- a CDS encoding GntR family transcriptional regulator encodes MQQLRTPLAPGKAADLAADEIRRQIQEGFLAPGQRLIEAELMARLPVGRSTLREAFLKLAGEGLVELQHQRGACVRRMTRSDLAELFQLRECLEGFAAGLAASQVTVASHRAWLAEARRVWLGDEVLNNELSHMENNVPLHDGIVAMAGNRRLMASLKVLELPAYRLQFLRLLDREQRTISAREHLDIIDAILAGKAARADKLMRAHVRRAGQLAQGIPGLA; translated from the coding sequence ATGCAGCAATTGCGCACGCCGCTCGCGCCCGGCAAGGCCGCCGATCTGGCCGCCGACGAGATCCGGCGCCAGATCCAGGAAGGATTCCTGGCGCCCGGTCAGCGCCTGATCGAAGCCGAGCTGATGGCGCGCTTGCCGGTCGGGCGCAGCACCCTGCGCGAAGCGTTTCTCAAGCTCGCGGGCGAAGGCCTGGTGGAGTTGCAGCATCAGCGCGGCGCCTGTGTACGACGCATGACGCGCAGCGATCTGGCCGAGCTGTTCCAACTGCGCGAATGCCTGGAAGGGTTTGCCGCTGGTCTCGCCGCCAGCCAGGTCACCGTCGCCAGCCATCGCGCCTGGCTGGCGGAAGCGCGCCGCGTGTGGCTCGGCGACGAGGTGTTGAACAACGAATTGAGTCACATGGAAAACAACGTGCCCCTGCACGACGGCATCGTCGCCATGGCCGGCAATCGACGCCTCATGGCGTCGCTGAAAGTGCTCGAACTGCCGGCCTACCGCCTGCAGTTCCTGCGCCTGCTCGATCGCGAGCAGCGTACGATTTCCGCCCGCGAGCACCTCGACATCATCGACGCCATCCTGGCCGGCAAGGCGGCGCGCGCCGACAAGCTCATGCGTGCCCATGTGCGTCGCGCCGGGCAGTTGGCGCAGGGCATCCCGGGACTGGCCTGA
- a CDS encoding 2Fe-2S iron-sulfur cluster binding domain-containing protein codes for MQRDGRTVLDAARAAGVDLPYSCEAGCCSTCRARLVSGRLHMRNNLILDDDECAAGYVLACQAVPDSETVCLDFDT; via the coding sequence ATGCAACGCGATGGCCGCACCGTGCTCGACGCCGCGCGCGCGGCCGGCGTCGATTTGCCCTACAGCTGCGAGGCCGGCTGCTGTTCGACCTGTCGCGCCCGGCTGGTGTCCGGCCGCCTGCACATGCGCAACAACCTCATCCTCGACGACGACGAGTGCGCGGCTGGCTACGTGCTGGCCTGCCAGGCGGTGCCCGACAGTGAGACCGTCTGCCTCGATTTCGACACCTGA
- a CDS encoding SRPBCC family protein produces MNVVVQETVAADADRVFEVIGNFAGLERNEMIADFTVTGSGVGAVRRIILANGGVIEERLEAHDAARRTFTYAIINQQTALPVANYSATVTVKPLDAHSAAIHWAGSFDPAGVSEAQAETLIGGIYKGGIARTRRRLGLVGANSFAHSWRERQRRDAITVRMNSHLQGRSQSVGGSTGGDALLPSRRSARRRRRSFKVSTTPEAA; encoded by the coding sequence ATGAATGTCGTCGTGCAAGAAACGGTGGCGGCCGACGCCGACCGCGTGTTCGAGGTGATTGGCAATTTCGCCGGCTTGGAAAGGAACGAGATGATTGCCGACTTCACCGTCACCGGCAGCGGCGTCGGCGCCGTGCGTCGCATCATCCTCGCCAACGGCGGTGTCATCGAAGAGCGCCTGGAGGCACATGACGCCGCCAGGCGCACCTTCACCTACGCCATCATCAATCAACAGACCGCGTTGCCGGTCGCGAATTACTCGGCAACGGTCACGGTAAAACCGCTGGATGCCCACTCGGCCGCCATCCACTGGGCAGGCAGCTTTGATCCGGCAGGCGTTTCCGAAGCGCAGGCCGAGACCCTCATCGGCGGCATCTACAAGGGCGGCATCGCGAGGACGAGAAGACGCCTGGGACTTGTAGGTGCGAATTCATTCGCACATTCATGGCGCGAGCGACAGCGTCGGGACGCCATCACCGTGCGAATGAATTCGCACCTACAGGGACGGAGTCAAAGCGTCGGCGGCTCTACGGGGGGTGATGCACTCTTGCCTTCGCGCCGCTCGGCACGCCGCCGGCGTCGCAGCTTCAAGGTCTCGACCACGCCCGAGGCCGCGTAG
- the pssA gene encoding CDP-diacylglycerol--serine O-phosphatidyltransferase, translated as MQVESSPPPDDPPEAPSPLPPNKRRAGIYLLPNLFTTSALFAGFYGVVAAINDRFEAAAIAILVAMVFDGMDGRIARMTNTQSDFGAQYDSLSDMVSFGVAPALVMYEWTLHSLGKLGFVVSFMYAAGAALRLARFNTQVGVADKRYFQGLPSPSAAALVGSLVWFGDYIGARDAGLMTTAALFITIAAALLMVSNMRYYSFKELDLHGRVPFVAVLAVVMGFVLISIEPASVLLIIFGGYAASGVVETLKLRRRRRAERREGKSASPPVEPPTL; from the coding sequence ATGCAAGTCGAGTCTTCGCCACCACCGGACGACCCGCCGGAAGCGCCATCCCCCTTGCCGCCGAACAAGCGTCGCGCCGGCATCTACCTGCTGCCCAACCTGTTCACCACCAGCGCGCTGTTCGCCGGCTTCTATGGCGTGGTGGCCGCCATCAACGACCGCTTCGAAGCCGCCGCCATCGCCATCCTGGTGGCCATGGTGTTCGATGGCATGGACGGCCGCATCGCGCGCATGACCAACACCCAGAGCGACTTCGGCGCGCAATACGACAGCCTGTCCGACATGGTGTCTTTCGGCGTGGCGCCGGCGCTGGTCATGTATGAGTGGACCTTGCACTCGCTCGGCAAGCTCGGTTTCGTGGTGTCGTTCATGTACGCGGCCGGCGCGGCCTTGCGCCTCGCGCGTTTCAACACCCAGGTCGGCGTCGCCGACAAGCGCTATTTCCAGGGCCTGCCGAGTCCGTCGGCGGCGGCGCTGGTGGGTTCGCTGGTGTGGTTCGGCGATTACATCGGGGCGCGCGATGCCGGTCTCATGACCACCGCCGCCCTGTTCATCACCATCGCGGCGGCGCTGCTGATGGTCAGCAACATGCGCTACTACAGCTTCAAGGAGCTCGACCTGCACGGCCGCGTGCCGTTCGTGGCGGTGCTGGCGGTGGTGATGGGCTTCGTCCTGATCTCCATCGAACCGGCCAGCGTGCTGTTGATCATCTTCGGCGGCTACGCGGCCTCGGGCGTGGTCGAGACCTTGAAGCTGCGACGCCGGCGGCGTGCCGAGCGGCGCGAAGGCAAGAGTGCATCACCCCCCGTAGAGCCGCCGACGCTTTGA
- the ilvC gene encoding ketol-acid reductoisomerase: protein MNIYYDKDADLSLIQARKVAIIGYGSQGHAHANNLKDSGVKVVVGLRPGSSSAQKAAGAGLEVASVADAVKSADVVMILAPDEHQADLYASEIEPNIKQGAALAFAHGFNIHFGQIVPRADLDVIMIAPKGPGHLVRSTYQQGGGVPSLIAIYQDASGQAKNIALSYACANGGARAGVIETNFREETETDLFGEQSVLCGGITALIEAGFDTLVEAGYAPEMAYFECLHEVKLIVDLIYEGGIANMRYSISNTAEYGDFTRGPRIVTDETRAEMKKILSEIQNGEFAREWIGENRTGTAVLKAKRRNAAAHQIEEVGARLRGMMPWIGKNKLVDKSRN from the coding sequence ATGAACATCTACTACGACAAAGACGCCGATCTCTCGCTCATCCAGGCACGCAAGGTGGCCATCATCGGCTACGGCTCGCAGGGCCATGCGCATGCCAACAATCTCAAGGATTCCGGCGTTAAGGTCGTAGTCGGCCTGCGCCCCGGTTCGTCCAGCGCGCAGAAGGCGGCCGGCGCCGGTCTCGAAGTGGCGTCGGTGGCCGACGCGGTGAAGTCGGCCGACGTGGTCATGATCCTCGCCCCCGATGAACACCAGGCCGATCTCTACGCCAGCGAAATCGAGCCCAACATCAAGCAGGGCGCGGCGCTGGCCTTTGCCCATGGCTTCAACATCCATTTCGGCCAGATCGTGCCGCGCGCCGATCTCGACGTCATCATGATCGCGCCCAAGGGCCCCGGTCACCTGGTGCGTTCCACCTACCAGCAGGGCGGCGGCGTGCCGAGCCTGATTGCCATTTACCAGGACGCCTCGGGCCAGGCCAAGAACATCGCCTTGTCCTATGCCTGCGCCAATGGCGGCGCACGCGCCGGCGTCATCGAGACCAATTTCCGTGAAGAGACCGAAACCGATCTGTTTGGCGAACAGTCGGTGCTGTGCGGCGGTATCACCGCCCTCATCGAAGCTGGCTTCGACACCCTGGTCGAAGCGGGCTATGCGCCGGAAATGGCCTACTTCGAGTGCCTGCACGAAGTGAAGCTCATCGTCGACCTCATCTACGAGGGCGGCATCGCCAACATGCGCTACTCGATCTCCAACACCGCCGAATACGGCGACTTCACCCGCGGCCCGCGCATCGTCACCGACGAGACCCGCGCCGAGATGAAGAAAATCCTGTCGGAGATCCAGAACGGCGAATTCGCGCGTGAATGGATCGGCGAAAACCGTACCGGCACCGCGGTGCTGAAGGCCAAGCGTCGCAACGCCGCCGCCCATCAGATCGAGGAAGTCGGTGCGCGTCTGCGCGGCATGATGCCGTGGATCGGCAAGAACAAGCTGGTCGACAAGAGCCGCAACTAA
- the ilvN gene encoding acetolactate synthase small subunit encodes MNERHTISILLENAAGALSRVSGLFSARAYNIESLAVAPTEDPTVSRLTVVTSGSPQIIEQITKQLNKLVDVIKLVDLNEGPHISRELMLVKVRAASPDHRAEVKRLADIFEARVVDITDISFTLELTGSSQRLDDFVEALGVRHVMEMARSGVLGLLKGSKALKA; translated from the coding sequence ATGAACGAGAGACACACGATTTCCATCCTGCTCGAAAACGCCGCCGGCGCGCTGTCGCGCGTGTCGGGCCTGTTCTCGGCGCGCGCCTACAACATCGAATCGCTGGCGGTGGCGCCGACCGAAGACCCGACGGTGTCGCGCCTGACGGTCGTCACCAGCGGCTCGCCGCAGATCATCGAGCAGATCACCAAGCAGCTGAACAAGCTGGTCGACGTGATCAAGCTCGTCGATCTCAACGAAGGCCCGCATATTTCGCGTGAGCTGATGCTGGTCAAGGTACGCGCCGCGAGCCCCGACCATCGTGCCGAGGTCAAACGCCTGGCCGACATCTTCGAGGCGCGGGTGGTGGACATCACCGACATCAGCTTCACTTTGGAATTGACCGGCTCTTCGCAGCGCCTCGATGATTTCGTCGAGGCCTTGGGTGTGCGGCACGTGATGGAAATGGCGCGCTCGGGCGTGCTGGGATTATTGAAGGGCAGCAAGGCATTGAAAGCCTGA